The Hemibagrus wyckioides isolate EC202008001 linkage group LG25, SWU_Hwy_1.0, whole genome shotgun sequence genome has a segment encoding these proteins:
- the slc25a29 gene encoding mitochondrial basic amino acids transporter isoform X2 yields the protein MSVEPLGRKGAAGVLVGHPFDTVKVRLQVQNVHKPLYKGTFHCFQSIIRQESIFGLYKGIGSPMMGLTFINAIVFGVQGNTMRLLGRDTPTNQFLAGAAAGTIQCVICCPMELAKTRMQMQGTGEKKKSTLKVYKNSLDCLARIYQREGVRGVNRGMVTTLIRETPAFGVYFLVYDVLTRSLGCEPDDSYMIPKLMFAGGMSGIASWLSTYPVDVIKSRLQADGVGGKFQYSGIMDCTRKSLEKEGWRVFTRGLTSTLLRAFPVNAATFATVTLFLMYVRREEAPKDCEADPQHHAALQQQAQPTSM from the exons ATGTCTGTGGAGCCCCTAGGAAGAAAAG GTGCTGCTGGGGTTCTAGTAGGACATCCTTTTGACACTGTAAAA GTCAGGCTTCAAGTGCAAAATGTGCACAAGCCTTTGTACAAGGGAACATTTCACTGTTTCCAGTCCATCATACGGCAAGAATCA ATATTTGGTCTGTACAAAGGCATTGGTTCTCCTATGATGGGCCTGACTTTCATCAACGCCATTGTCTTTGGTGTGCAAGGCAACACAATGCGTCTGCTGGGACGAGACACTCCCACAAACCAGTTCTTAGCAGGAGCAGCTGCTGGAACCATCCAGTGTGTTATTTGTTGCCCAATGGAACTGGCCAAGACACGCATGCAAATGCAAGGCACTGGTGAAAAGAAGAAGTCCACTCTCAAGGTGTACAAAAACTCATTGGACTGCCTGGCCCGTATATACCAGCGTGAGGGCGTGCGGGGCGTCAACAGGGGCATGGTGACCACCCTCATTCGAGAGACGCCTGCCTTCGGAGTGTACTTCCTAGTCTATGATGTATTAACACGTTCACTGGGCTGTGAGCCAGATGACTCGTACATGATCCCTAAACTGATGTTTGCTGGTGGTATGTCAGGCATTGCCTCATGGCTTTCTACATATCCTGTGGATGTGATTAAGTCTCGGCTCCAGGCAGATGGTGTTGGAGGAAAATTCCAGTACAGTGGCATCATGGATTGCACACGCAAGAGCTTAGAGAAAGAGGGCTGGCGTGTGTTTACAAGAGGCCTCACATCCACTCTGCTACGAGCTTTTCCTGTTAATGCAGCTACTTTCGCTACCGTAACACTCTTCCTCATGTATGTACGGCGAGAGGAAGCTCCCAAGGATTGTGAAGCTGACCCACAACACCATGCTGCATTACAGCAGCAAGCACAGCCTACCAGCATGTAA
- the slc25a29 gene encoding mitochondrial basic amino acids transporter isoform X1, whose translation MMDFVAGCLGGAAGVLVGHPFDTVKVRLQVQNVHKPLYKGTFHCFQSIIRQESIFGLYKGIGSPMMGLTFINAIVFGVQGNTMRLLGRDTPTNQFLAGAAAGTIQCVICCPMELAKTRMQMQGTGEKKKSTLKVYKNSLDCLARIYQREGVRGVNRGMVTTLIRETPAFGVYFLVYDVLTRSLGCEPDDSYMIPKLMFAGGMSGIASWLSTYPVDVIKSRLQADGVGGKFQYSGIMDCTRKSLEKEGWRVFTRGLTSTLLRAFPVNAATFATVTLFLMYVRREEAPKDCEADPQHHAALQQQAQPTSM comes from the exons atgatggacttCGTTGCTGGTTGCCTGGGAG GTGCTGCTGGGGTTCTAGTAGGACATCCTTTTGACACTGTAAAA GTCAGGCTTCAAGTGCAAAATGTGCACAAGCCTTTGTACAAGGGAACATTTCACTGTTTCCAGTCCATCATACGGCAAGAATCA ATATTTGGTCTGTACAAAGGCATTGGTTCTCCTATGATGGGCCTGACTTTCATCAACGCCATTGTCTTTGGTGTGCAAGGCAACACAATGCGTCTGCTGGGACGAGACACTCCCACAAACCAGTTCTTAGCAGGAGCAGCTGCTGGAACCATCCAGTGTGTTATTTGTTGCCCAATGGAACTGGCCAAGACACGCATGCAAATGCAAGGCACTGGTGAAAAGAAGAAGTCCACTCTCAAGGTGTACAAAAACTCATTGGACTGCCTGGCCCGTATATACCAGCGTGAGGGCGTGCGGGGCGTCAACAGGGGCATGGTGACCACCCTCATTCGAGAGACGCCTGCCTTCGGAGTGTACTTCCTAGTCTATGATGTATTAACACGTTCACTGGGCTGTGAGCCAGATGACTCGTACATGATCCCTAAACTGATGTTTGCTGGTGGTATGTCAGGCATTGCCTCATGGCTTTCTACATATCCTGTGGATGTGATTAAGTCTCGGCTCCAGGCAGATGGTGTTGGAGGAAAATTCCAGTACAGTGGCATCATGGATTGCACACGCAAGAGCTTAGAGAAAGAGGGCTGGCGTGTGTTTACAAGAGGCCTCACATCCACTCTGCTACGAGCTTTTCCTGTTAATGCAGCTACTTTCGCTACCGTAACACTCTTCCTCATGTATGTACGGCGAGAGGAAGCTCCCAAGGATTGTGAAGCTGACCCACAACACCATGCTGCATTACAGCAGCAAGCACAGCCTACCAGCATGTAA